The genomic interval CTGGTGCAGTCGTGAACTGGAGACACTGTGGGACCTGGATCGCCCAACTGATCTGGAGCGGTATCGTCTACTCCGGGAGTGAGTCACAGCCGGCGAGGGGACCCTTCTTGTGGGACACCAAACTACTCCCGCAACCGTTTGGCCTCATCCCGTTCAAGTTTATTGACCATTTGCCTGATTTTTCTGAGGGTGGCTTTCTCCACCTCTTTGAAGCGTCCGCCCAGGCGGGTGACACTGCGCCTTTTATTTTTTGAGACAAAGCGAACTTCGAGAGAGAAGGTCATTATCTCTCCATTGGGCAGAGGCAGGGTGCATCCGGAAAGTACTTCTCCCGGGCGGAGGGTAGCTACCCCCTGCAGAATAATCCCAACCCCGTTTCTGCTGACATCAAACAGATAGCCGCGCAGCAGCTGTTGCGCCTGTTTTCCACGGTAACCTTGAAACGGCATGCCCGACATGCCCGGTGGTACCCGGTGGTCGGAGCGACGCTGGAGATAGTAGAGCCTATCGGGTATCACTACCTTATAGAAGGCCACTCCATCCTGTGACCGGGCCTCTATCAATTCCGTTTTGAAGCGGAGATCAACGCCTTCCATGAAACCGCTGAGTTCAATCTTGCCATGTTCCAGGAGCTGGTCGTGGCCGCGACGGGGAATCAGCTCATCGAGTACCAGAAGATCGTACTCTTCATAGACGCCAAGCACTGCTGTGGCGTAGCGGTGGGGATTTTCGGGAAAGGTGGCGGTCAGCAGTGTGCGGGTATGTCTTGCTTGGTTAAGGAGGTGGATGATTAGGTCTAAGTCCGTAACATAATGCCCACTGGTAGCGATCAGCTGCTTTTCCTCTTTATGTGTCAACTTGCTAAGTACATCGAGCATGGGACGGTAGTGGAATTATTATGCTTTGGCCAGTGAACGAGAGGCACTCTCATCCCTGTTCCCTTTTGGACCATAAGTATCATTGTTGCCGTTGTTACCGGTTAGGATGCCAAGAGTCTGCCTCACGTGGCGGTGGCCAAGCGTGATTATACCGCCATTTACTTGGTTCTGGTTGCTCAGCTGAGTTGCTATCTCCATCAGCTGTTGCCACAGTGCTAGTGCATTGCCGACTTTCGGATGGGCGTTCAATAGGGTATCCACGCCTTCACGGTCACCAGGGAGGCCGAGGCGGGTAAGAAATCCCTGGCGATTTGCCAGCTGCTGCTGCATCTGCTCAACCAGAGACTGTTTCTGCTCACTGAGGGCGATAATCCGATCTGGATCGGAGCCGGTGAGGGCCTGGTGCTCATGCCCTAGTAGCGTCAGTAGTTTTTCGGCACACTGCAGTTCCGCCGACAGCAGGCCGGAAAAATGGTTGATCTGTGTGGTAGTTATCTCCATTCGGTTTATCCCTGCTCGCTGATAAGGGCGAAATCCCGTTCCTGTGTGAGAAGGTTATTGGCCGCTTCGACCGGTTTAAACTGGAAACTTCCACTGGCGAGAGATCGCTGGACGTCTGTGACGTGTTGTACGTCGGCAACCGGCAGGGATGCGATATGACTTTCAAGTTCCTGCAGTCGCGTTGCTGTATCTGTTAGGCTTACCTTGTCGCCGCCACCGGATTCGGTGCGTTGTGGGGCGCCGGAGCTGTTGGATTTGTTCTGTTCAACAGCTCGTGTTTTGTTGCCGTCACCGGCACTGCTTACCGATCTGCTGGGTAGACCACTGATTTCCACACTCATTGTTTTACCCTTTTGTTAAGTTTCTCCCGGTCATGTTAGCGACCGAAAGAGTGAATTTCTTTAGTCATTTCGGTGTCAATCCTGCCATAATTTGGGCTGGATCACACTTATAGGGTAACCCTTACCAAGCCGGCTTTCACCACGGTGGCTTCCAGCTTTCTGTTGTTGTCATTGACCACTTTGATTCGGTCACCTGTTGCTCCGTCGCTTAAAGCTTTGCCACTCATTCGTACCTCAATACTTCCGGCTTTAGCCAGGATGATGACTCGGTTGCCACGTTTGATTGTCTTGCTTGCCGTCAGCTGGGAGGGTGTGATCACATCGCCTACGTGGAGGGTGCGTCTCAGCCGTTTACCCAGCGCCGGCCTCGTCTCCTCGAAGTAGCCGTTACTGAGCTGCGCTACGTCCCGTTGCTCCATGACGAGATCATTGCTGGTCAATAGAGTCTTTCTCGGCAACTCTCTGGTTGCCACCACCACTTCCCTCATCAGGGAGATGGTGACCGGCAGGTAGATAGTCCAGCCACTGCCACCGCTGCAGCGGATACCGACGGTTTTTCGTGCGGAGTTCTGCCGGTTGCTGGAGAAGAACGCCTCCAGCGGTTGGCTGCAGGCATTCAGTTTGAGTCTTCTATCGAGCTGTCCTGCAGTTACCGTCAATTTCCCGTCGGAGTGGTTAAGCTGAGTGTAGACATAAGACTCAGCCGTTTGGCGGATACTCTTATGACTCTGAATATCACCCGCGTGGGCTGACATATGGGCTACACCGTAGAACAGCACAAGCCACCAAAGGCCTTCAGCCATCTGTCGGACTCCTGCTGCTCTTGCCGCCATAATTCAATCCTGTTTATCTAATTCAGTAATGGCAATGCAAATTTTGTGCCTTTTGCCTGGAGGCCGGATGGTGGAATGTTTACGCGATGTGGGAGAAATTGGTGTTAATGCATTGTTTTTTTTCGATATACCGCTAATATCAAAAGGGACCTGATGCTAATAGCGGATTACCTGTTGTCATCTTTCGGTACCGGAGATGAAGCGGGGGGTATTTAAGGAGGCTCTAAACAACTCATGACCGATTGCCTTGCACTCAGTGGAAATTGTTCGAAGGGATTCAGCTACGCTGACTACCATCACCGAAAGCTGTGCTTTCGTGTTGAGAACCTTGTCAATAGCCTGCTGTTAGCCGCGATCTTGCGCCCCCTGAGCACAATTCAATTCGGCTAGACGTATTCAGAGCCTCCTTAAGGATCTTTGATGGATAAAGCAGTTTTATCGCCTGGGGATTTCACTGCATTCCAGTCTTTTTTGGAAGCTGCTTCAGGGATCAGGCTGACAGCCGGAAAAGAGTATCTAGTCACAAGCAGGCTTGGTGGCCTCATGCGTCACTACGGAATTGGATCTATCGGTGAACTGCTTGACCACATGGAATCGGGGCGCCAGGTTGGACTGCAGAATGAGGTCATCGATGCTATGACCACTAACGAAACCTTCTGGTTTCGCGATATATCCCACTACCATCTGCTGACCAACCGACTCTTTCCTGAGCATGCGGCGAGTAATAAACAGGATCTATCAATATGGTCTGCAGCCTGCTCATCGGGGCAGGAGCCCTACAATATCAGTATGATGGTGCAGGATTACCAATCTTACCATCCCAGGGAGTTGCTGCGGGATACACAGATAGTCGCCACCGATATCTCTCCCGGTGCACTGGCTAAGGCAAAGAGGGGGGCCTATTGCGGCATGGCCGCCACCCGTGGTCTTAACCGTGATCAGCAGAGGCGCTATTTTGTACCTCAGGGGGATTGCCTGAAAGTGCGTGAGGAGATAAAAGCACGGGTCAGGTTTAAAGAGTTGAATCTGCTAAAAGAGTTCCAGCCGCTGGGTAAGTTCGACATCATCTTCTGCCGTAATGTACTGATCTATTTTTCAAGTGATAGAAAGCGACAGATTCTCTCCAGAATGGCAGCGGCCCTGAAGCCCAACGGCTATCTTTTCCTTGGCTCCACCGAATCTCTTTCCACTCACAGTGATCGTTTTGAAATGATCAAAGGTGAGGGCGGCATCGTATACCGTGTTATCTAGTGGGCCATGCGGAAAGTTCGGTAACCCACAGCCAGTCCATAAGCCGTGTTGGCAAGGCGCGCGAGCGCTGGACTGGCCGTAGCCAATTCAAGTGAGCGCAACACAGTCAACGAGGCTTATGGGCTGGCCCGAAGGGAGCCCCATTAATGGGTCAATACTGCGTTGCACTGCTTGGAAAGGGCCTGCCATTCCTTGCACAGTGCGCCTTGTCTTGACCCATTAGTGGGGCTCTGTGAGTAACCGAACTTCCCGCATGGCCCACTAGGGCCTATTAACACTATTCGTATATCTATCGACGGAGGCCCTTTTTTCACGGGCCCTGGTATCAATTTCTGATAAGGAAATATCCGGTGTATGAAGGGGAACGGGCGGAGACCTGTTGCCGCTCAGCCGGTGTCCTCTTGCCGCTTTTATCTCCTCTCCGCCCTTGTTGTCCCGGAAATCGTTTTCGTAGGCGAAAACCCTCTATTAGTGAAATGGAATGTGATTTCCGTTAGTTCACTTATATCTTGTGTGATAGGTCAATAAAGTATCGTAAAAACAATGTATTAGCCGTTTGTGTGTATGGTTTCCAGTGGTTTTTCTCCGGCCTCTTTTTGATCTCTTCCTGTGCTCTCAGGTGCTACATCAGGCTCAGATGGTCCCAGATAAAAATAAACAAAAACAATAGGATATGGTTTTTTCGGTAACTTCATGGAATCACTTCTGATTTCATTGGCATAAAGTCTGCTTTGTGAATGGGTGAGTAAATCCTTTTCAGAGGCAGGAAGATGAAACTTGATGAGACCTTCGGCATCCATGAGCAGTCACTGAAACTGCACGCCCGTCGGGCGGAGGTGCTGGCCGGCAATATCGCCAATGCGGATACCCCGGGCTATAAGTCGAGGGATTTCGATTTCCGCGAGGTACTCAATCAGCAGATGCCTCAGCCCACGCGGATGAAGACAACTCACAGCGGGCATATCAATATGGATCAGGGCTTGGTGCCCGAAAACCATCTGATGTACCGGGTGCCGAATCAGTCCAGTCTAGATGGTAATACGGTGGATAGTCAGTTGGAACACACGGCGTTTGCCCAGAATGCTCTGGAGTATCAGGCCAGCCTGCGTTTTGTCAGTGGCGCCATCAAGAAACTGAGACTTGCAATAAAGGGGCAATAAATAATGTCGATGTTCAAAGTATTTGATACTGCCGCTTCCGGTATGAGTGCTCAGTCGATGAGGCTCAACTTGGTCTCCAGTAACCTGGCCAACGTTGACAGTATCAGCAGCAGTATAGGTGGGACCTACCGGGCAAGGCATCCAGTGTTTGCCGCGATTCTCAATCAGCAAAACCCGGATGACCCATCGGTCGGCGTACAGGTGAAGGGTATCGTGGAGAGCCAGGCACCATTGAATATGGAGTTTGCCCCAAATAATCCGATGGCTAACGAAGAGGGCTATATTTTTCGGTCCAATGTCAATGTGGTGGAGGAGATGGCCAACATGATATCCGCTTCTCGCACCTATCAGAGCAATGTAGAGGTGGTGAACGCCACCAAGCAATTGATGTCCGCCACCCTGAGAATGGGTGAGTAAGGAGACGACAGATGACAACTACCACTGCTACCGACGAGCTGCTTACCAGTCTGGGCATCCAGCCATTTAAAGAGAAGGCGGCGATCAATGACCCTGAAGAGCTGGGTATGGATGCCTTTCTTGAGCTGATGGTCACCCAGTTGAACAATCAGGATCCATTCGAGCCGATGGATAACTCGCAGATGCTGACTCAGATGTCTCAGTTTGCATCGGTCAGCGGGTTGGACAAGTTGAATGAATCCTTTGCTGATCTCTCCTCCAGCATGACCTCGGATCAGGCACTACAAGCCGGTAGTCTTATTGGCAGAGAGGTGCTGGTACCTACCGACACCGGTTATCTGACCAGTGGTGGCACTGTTCGTGGCCAGGTTGAATTGGCTCATAGTGCTGATGTGGTCGTTCGCATCAGTGATGCCACGGGCCAGATGGTGAGAGAGCTTAATATTGGTGACCACGAAGGGGGGGCAGTACAGTTTTCATGGGATGGCATTACCGACAGTGGTGATTATGCCAATCCGGGCTATTACAGCATTCAGGTGGAGGCTGGAGGGAGTGAGGGCACAGAGGCTCTTCAAACCCAGCTGTTTGCACCGGTGGAGAGCGTCACCATCGGTGGCACAGGTCAGGGGCTCACCCTGAACCTCGGTGGGCTAGGCCCCGTTGCTTTTGACCAAGTAAGACAGATCAACTGAAGATAAAAGGAGCAAACCATGTCGTTCCAAGTTGCATTGAGTGGGCTCGCAGCAGCCCAGACAGAACTAGACGTAACCGGCAACAATATTGCCAACGTCGCCACTACCGGCTTCAAGGAGTCGCGGGCGGAGTTTACAGATATCTATGCCACATCGATTCAGGATCTGGGTACCCAGGCCGCAGGACGAGGTGTCCGTGTCGCCAGGGTCTCTCAGCAGTTCAGCCAGGGGACGGTGGAGTTTACCTCCAATAACCTCGATCTGGCAGTAAACGGTGAGGGCTTCTTCGTTCTCGAAGATACTGCCGGTAGCCGATTTTACAGTCGAGCTGGTGCACTGAGTGTGGATCGTGACGGCTATATTGTAAATCATGCTGCTCAGCGACTGCAGGCCTATCCGCCGATTACCGGCTCGGATGCTTTCGATACCGGTACCGTGGCTGATCTGCAGCTTAACCTTCAGCCCAGTGCGCCAGAGACCTCCACCAGTATTTCTGCCGGTGTCAATATCAACGCCTCAGATACGGCCCCAACCGTGGCGTTTGTCGCTGCAGCACCTACGGCCACAATGTACAACAGTGCTTCGTCGATCACTGTGTACGACACCTTGGGTGATGCCCACACCGCCACAATGTATTTCCGCAAGACTGCGGCGAACACATGGGATGTTTATCAGAGTGTTGATGGAGGTACCGCCGATGGTCCTGAGGAGATTGTCTTTGATGCCTCGGGTGCCCTTGTTCCCGCCTCCAGTGGTACTGCCGGTGTTATTAGTTTCGGACCCTACACCTTTACAAATGGAGCCTCTCCAATGACTCTTGGGGTGGATTTTAATACAGCCACCCAGTATGCAGGTGAGTTTGGTGTCAATGAGCTCTCTCAGGATGGCTACACCTCCGGTCGCTTGAACGGTGTCGATGTCGATGACTCGGGAGTGGTGTTTGCACGTTTCACCAATGGACGCTCCACCTCACTAGGTCAGGTGATGCTGGCTAAGTTCAATAACCCGAGTGGCATGGGTAAAGAGGGCGGTAATAACTGGACTGAAACCTTCGAGTCCGGTGATGCCCAGTTGGGTGAGGCCGGTACTTCGAGCTTCGGTACTATCCAGAGTGGTGCGCTTGAGTTGTCCAATGTTGACATCGCAACGCAGCTGGTGAAGTTGATCGTGGCACAACGCAACTTCCAGGCGAATGCCAAGGCAATCACTACCTCTGACCAGGTAACTCAGGCAGTAATCAATATCAGGTAAGGGAGTATAGCGGCCTGCTTCAAATCGATGACATGGCAATTTGAAGTAGGCCTGATTTCCCAAAGAGGTGCATTATGGATCGCGTCATCTATGTTGCCATGAGTGGGGCCAAAGAGACCCTGTTGGCTCATGCAGCTAACACCAACAATCTTGCCAATGCCAGCACCCCAGGCTTTGTTGCTGATCTGCAGCAGGCACGTAGCGTACCGGTGTTTGGTGATGGCATGCCAACACGGGTCTATGCCCTGACCGAACGTACCGGTCTCGAATTTCAACGCGGCGCCCTGGTGCATACCGGCCGTGACCTCGATGTGGCGATGAACGGTGATGGTTGGTTTTCTGTCCAGTCCCGCGATGGCAGCGAGGCTTATAGCCGACGTGGCGATTTTAAAGTTGATATTAACGGCATGCTTACCACCGGCAACGGCTTGCCGCTGCTCGGCAACGGTGGGCCGATTGCTATTCCCCCGGCTGAAAGCCTATTTATCGCCTCTGATGGAACCATCTCCATTAAACCCGTCGGTCAGGCTGCCAATGAATTGGCGGTGATTGATCGCATCAAGATGGTCAATCCACCTCTTGATCAGCTGGATAAAGGCTCGGATGGTCTGCTCAGGTTACGTAGTGGTGAGACTGCGGATGCAGACGCAGCTATAGAGCTGGTTACTGGCACCATCGAGAGCAGCAACGTCAACATTGTTGATTCCATGGTCGATATGATCGAACTCTCCAGGCGTTTTGAGTTGCAGGTAAAGGTGATGTCAAAGTCGGAGAAGATGGAGGAGAGCTCCACCAGTATCCTGAAAATTGGCTGATGGCAGGCTTTATGCAAGATATTAACTAGAAGTAAACAGACTTAACAAAGGGAGGTGGATTATGTATCCCGCACTTTGGATTGCAAAAACAGGATTAGATGCCCAGCAGACGCGGATGGCGACTATCGCCAATAACCTGGCCAATGTATCCACCACCGGCTTCAAGCGAGACCGTGCCGCATTTGAAGATCTTATCTATCAGAATGTTCGCCAAGTGGGTGCGCAATCCTCGCAGGAGACTGAGCTTCCCTCCGGTCTGGCTATCGGTACCGGTGTACAGACGGTCTCTACCCAGAAGCTGTTTACACAGGGCAATGTGACACAGACCGGAAATTCTCTGGATCTTGCTGTCGAAGGACGGGGCTTTCTCCAGGTACTGCATCCCGATGGCTCTATTGTCTATACCCGTGATGGCTCATTCAACCTAAGCGCTGACGGACAGGTCGTTACCAATAATGGCTACGCATTGGAACCCGCAATCACCGTGCCGGAGAATACTCTCAGCATTACCGTAGGCTCTGATGGTGTGGTCTCTGCGCTGCTGGCCGGAGGGAGTGCGCCTACTCAGATAGGCACTATCGAGTTGGCAGATTTTATCAATCCAACGGGTCTTGCCGCAGTGGGCCAAAATCTCTACCGGGAGACGGCGGCCAGTGGTGCAGCGACCACCGCTACCCCCGGCACCGATGGACTCGGCACCCTGATTCAGGGCTCTCTGGAGAGCTCCAATGTCAATGTGGTGGAAGAGATGGTCAATATGATCGAGACCCAGCGCGCCTACGAGATGAATTCCAAGGCGATCTCAACCACCGATGAGATGTTGGCCTATGTGAACAACCAGCTGTAATAGCAGGCGGATAAAGGCATGAAACGGCTTCTCACAATTTCACTGTTGGCTCTGGCGGCGGTCGCCCTGGCAGGATGTAACAGCGTACCGAAGAGAGATCCCGCCTATGCCCCTGTACGCCCGGTAGTGGCGCCCCCAACACCTCAAGGTAATGGCGCGATCTATCAGGCGGGTTATGAGCACTCATGGTTTGAAAACACCCGCGCCCGTCGCGTCGGTGACATGCTCACTATTAAACTGGTAGAGCAGACCAACGCTTCCAAGAAGGCGGCGACCAATGTCGACAAGACCAACGCTACCACTATTACCAATCCGACAATTCTGGGTTCTACACCACAGTTTGACACTCCAAGTGCGCTGCCCCTGGCAAGTAACAGTAACAATACCCTGGGTTTCAGCTTGGCATCGAGCAACGCGTTTGCCGGTTCGGGTGACAGCTCTCAGAGCAATAACCTGAGCGGAGATTTGACGGTGACCGTTGTTGAGTTGCTTGCCAACGGTTACCTGGTTGTGCGGGGCGAAAAACGGATTGGTATCAACCAGGGCAATGAGTATGTGAAGGTGTCCGGTATCGTCCGTCCCGCTGATATCGACTCAACCAATACAGTGCTCTCAACAAAGCTGGCGGACCCCACCTTTGTCTATGTGGGTGATGGAGCCGTGGCTGATTCAAACTCTATAGGCTGGCTGGCTAAATTCTTTGTTAGCGCACTGTTTCCCTTCTAGGTGATCGCGATGAGACATTCAATAATCAGACATTCAGCACCCCAACCAAACTTTGCGACTGTCAGTGGCAAGGTGGGGCTCTATCTGGCTCTGCTTGCCATGCTGTTTGCGTTGATGAGCCTGCTTTCACCTGCGCGGGCGGAGAGGATCAAGGATATCTCCTCTATCGCCGGTGTGCGTAGCAACCAGCTGATTGGTTATGGTCTGGTGGTCGGGCTTGACGGCACCGGTGACAAGATGAATTCAGCACCCTTCACCGAGCAGAGCCTGCGCAGCATGCTTACCCAGTTGGGTGTGGTAGTGCCTCCCGGCACCTCGATGAAGCCAAAGAATGTTGCTGCCGTCACCCTCCATGCCGAATTGCCGGCCTTCGCCAAACCGGGCCAGAAGATCGATATCACCGCCTCATCCATCGGTGATGCCAAGAGCCTGCGTGGCGGCACATTGCTGATGTCACCTCTGAAGGGGGCCGACGGCAAGGTCTATGCCGTTGCCCAGGGTAATCTGGTAGTCGGAGGCCTCAGTGCATCCGGTGCTGACGGTTCGAATATCACTATCAATATTCCCAGTGTCGGTCGTATTCCTGGTGGTGCCACGGTAGAACGCACGGTTGCAAATTCTTTTGCCCAGGGCAACTCACTTACTCTTTATCTCCATGAGGGTGACTTCACCACAGCCCAGCGCATAGTGGAATCGATCAACGAGTCTATCGGGCCGGGTGT from Candidatus Sedimenticola sp. (ex Thyasira tokunagai) carries:
- the flgG gene encoding flagellar basal-body rod protein FlgG, which gives rise to MYPALWIAKTGLDAQQTRMATIANNLANVSTTGFKRDRAAFEDLIYQNVRQVGAQSSQETELPSGLAIGTGVQTVSTQKLFTQGNVTQTGNSLDLAVEGRGFLQVLHPDGSIVYTRDGSFNLSADGQVVTNNGYALEPAITVPENTLSITVGSDGVVSALLAGGSAPTQIGTIELADFINPTGLAAVGQNLYRETAASGAATTATPGTDGLGTLIQGSLESSNVNVVEEMVNMIETQRAYEMNSKAISTTDEMLAYVNNQL
- a CDS encoding protein-glutamate O-methyltransferase CheR, with the translated sequence MDKAVLSPGDFTAFQSFLEAASGIRLTAGKEYLVTSRLGGLMRHYGIGSIGELLDHMESGRQVGLQNEVIDAMTTNETFWFRDISHYHLLTNRLFPEHAASNKQDLSIWSAACSSGQEPYNISMMVQDYQSYHPRELLRDTQIVATDISPGALAKAKRGAYCGMAATRGLNRDQQRRYFVPQGDCLKVREEIKARVRFKELNLLKEFQPLGKFDIIFCRNVLIYFSSDRKRQILSRMAAALKPNGYLFLGSTESLSTHSDRFEMIKGEGGIVYRVI
- a CDS encoding flagellar regulator YcgR PilZN domain-containing protein, producing MLDVLSKLTHKEEKQLIATSGHYVTDLDLIIHLLNQARHTRTLLTATFPENPHRYATAVLGVYEEYDLLVLDELIPRRGHDQLLEHGKIELSGFMEGVDLRFKTELIEARSQDGVAFYKVVIPDRLYYLQRRSDHRVPPGMSGMPFQGYRGKQAQQLLRGYLFDVSRNGVGIILQGVATLRPGEVLSGCTLPLPNGEIMTFSLEVRFVSKNKRRSVTRLGGRFKEVEKATLRKIRQMVNKLERDEAKRLRE
- a CDS encoding flagellar basal body L-ring protein FlgH, translated to MKRLLTISLLALAAVALAGCNSVPKRDPAYAPVRPVVAPPTPQGNGAIYQAGYEHSWFENTRARRVGDMLTIKLVEQTNASKKAATNVDKTNATTITNPTILGSTPQFDTPSALPLASNSNNTLGFSLASSNAFAGSGDSSQSNNLSGDLTVTVVELLANGYLVVRGEKRIGINQGNEYVKVSGIVRPADIDSTNTVLSTKLADPTFVYVGDGAVADSNSIGWLAKFFVSALFPF
- the flgM gene encoding flagellar biosynthesis anti-sigma factor FlgM, with protein sequence MSVEISGLPSRSVSSAGDGNKTRAVEQNKSNSSGAPQRTESGGGDKVSLTDTATRLQELESHIASLPVADVQHVTDVQRSLASGSFQFKPVEAANNLLTQERDFALISEQG
- a CDS encoding flagellar basal body P-ring protein FlgI — encoded protein: MLFALMSLLSPARAERIKDISSIAGVRSNQLIGYGLVVGLDGTGDKMNSAPFTEQSLRSMLTQLGVVVPPGTSMKPKNVAAVTLHAELPAFAKPGQKIDITASSIGDAKSLRGGTLLMSPLKGADGKVYAVAQGNLVVGGLSASGADGSNITINIPSVGRIPGGATVERTVANSFAQGNSLTLYLHEGDFTTAQRIVESINESIGPGVAAAEDATSIRVNSPRDPSQRVSFISLIENLQVKPGTAPARIIVNSRTGTVVISSAVRVSPAAVSHGSLTVTISESTDVSQPGALSGGTTVASPESDVEVSEGGSRMFLFDPGVTLDEVVRAVNQVGASPSDLVAILEALKQAGALKAELVVI
- a CDS encoding flagellar basal body rod protein FlgF, which codes for MDRVIYVAMSGAKETLLAHAANTNNLANASTPGFVADLQQARSVPVFGDGMPTRVYALTERTGLEFQRGALVHTGRDLDVAMNGDGWFSVQSRDGSEAYSRRGDFKVDINGMLTTGNGLPLLGNGGPIAIPPAESLFIASDGTISIKPVGQAANELAVIDRIKMVNPPLDQLDKGSDGLLRLRSGETADADAAIELVTGTIESSNVNIVDSMVDMIELSRRFELQVKVMSKSEKMEESSTSILKIG
- the flgA gene encoding flagellar basal body P-ring formation chaperone FlgA, yielding MAEGLWWLVLFYGVAHMSAHAGDIQSHKSIRQTAESYVYTQLNHSDGKLTVTAGQLDRRLKLNACSQPLEAFFSSNRQNSARKTVGIRCSGGSGWTIYLPVTISLMREVVVATRELPRKTLLTSNDLVMEQRDVAQLSNGYFEETRPALGKRLRRTLHVGDVITPSQLTASKTIKRGNRVIILAKAGSIEVRMSGKALSDGATGDRIKVVNDNNRKLEATVVKAGLVRVTL
- a CDS encoding flagellar protein FlgN — translated: MEITTTQINHFSGLLSAELQCAEKLLTLLGHEHQALTGSDPDRIIALSEQKQSLVEQMQQQLANRQGFLTRLGLPGDREGVDTLLNAHPKVGNALALWQQLMEIATQLSNQNQVNGGIITLGHRHVRQTLGILTGNNGNNDTYGPKGNRDESASRSLAKA
- the flgC gene encoding flagellar basal body rod protein FlgC; its protein translation is MSMFKVFDTAASGMSAQSMRLNLVSSNLANVDSISSSIGGTYRARHPVFAAILNQQNPDDPSVGVQVKGIVESQAPLNMEFAPNNPMANEEGYIFRSNVNVVEEMANMISASRTYQSNVEVVNATKQLMSATLRMGE
- the flgE gene encoding flagellar hook protein FlgE; the encoded protein is MSFQVALSGLAAAQTELDVTGNNIANVATTGFKESRAEFTDIYATSIQDLGTQAAGRGVRVARVSQQFSQGTVEFTSNNLDLAVNGEGFFVLEDTAGSRFYSRAGALSVDRDGYIVNHAAQRLQAYPPITGSDAFDTGTVADLQLNLQPSAPETSTSISAGVNINASDTAPTVAFVAAAPTATMYNSASSITVYDTLGDAHTATMYFRKTAANTWDVYQSVDGGTADGPEEIVFDASGALVPASSGTAGVISFGPYTFTNGASPMTLGVDFNTATQYAGEFGVNELSQDGYTSGRLNGVDVDDSGVVFARFTNGRSTSLGQVMLAKFNNPSGMGKEGGNNWTETFESGDAQLGEAGTSSFGTIQSGALELSNVDIATQLVKLIVAQRNFQANAKAITTSDQVTQAVINIR
- a CDS encoding flagellar hook assembly protein FlgD; this translates as MTTTTATDELLTSLGIQPFKEKAAINDPEELGMDAFLELMVTQLNNQDPFEPMDNSQMLTQMSQFASVSGLDKLNESFADLSSSMTSDQALQAGSLIGREVLVPTDTGYLTSGGTVRGQVELAHSADVVVRISDATGQMVRELNIGDHEGGAVQFSWDGITDSGDYANPGYYSIQVEAGGSEGTEALQTQLFAPVESVTIGGTGQGLTLNLGGLGPVAFDQVRQIN
- the flgB gene encoding flagellar basal body rod protein FlgB, translating into MKLDETFGIHEQSLKLHARRAEVLAGNIANADTPGYKSRDFDFREVLNQQMPQPTRMKTTHSGHINMDQGLVPENHLMYRVPNQSSLDGNTVDSQLEHTAFAQNALEYQASLRFVSGAIKKLRLAIKGQ